From a region of the Triticum aestivum cultivar Chinese Spring chromosome 7D, IWGSC CS RefSeq v2.1, whole genome shotgun sequence genome:
- the LOC123167714 gene encoding gamma carbonic anhydrase 1, mitochondrial yields the protein MAKAFYAVGFWIRETGQALDRLGCRLQGNYFFHEQISRHRTLMNIFDKAPHVHKEAFVAPSASLIGDVEVGQGSSIWYGCVLRGDANNVQVGSGTNIQDNSVVHVAKSNLTGKVFPTIIGDNVTVGHSAVLQGCTVEDEAFVGMGATLLDGVVVEKHGMVAAGALVRQNTRIPCGEVWGGNPAKFLRKLTDEEIAFIAESAANYSNLAKAHAVENAKPLEKIDFEKVLRKKVAYQDEEHDSMLSGTREVPPELAPPSSTPAQ from the exons ATGGCAAAGGCATTTTACGCGGTGGGGTTCTGGATCCGGGAGACCGGTCAGGCCCTCGACCGCCTCGGCTGCCGCCTCCAGGGGAACTACTTCTTCCACGAGCAGA TTTCAAGGCATCGCACACTTATGAACATCTTTGACAAAGCCCCTCATGTTCACAAAGAGGCATTTGTCGCTCCAAGTGCATCCCTTATTGGTgatgttgaagttggacaagggtCTTCAATTTGGTACGGCTGCGTCTTAAGAG GTGATGCAAATAACGTTCAAGTTGGATCTGGGACGAATATACAGGACAATTCTGTTGTGCATGTGGCAAAATCTAATCTAACTGGGAAAGTCTTTCCAACCATCATTGGAGACAATGTCACAGTAG GACATAGTGCTGTATTACAAGGATGCACTGTTGAGGATGAAGCTTTTGTTGGTATGGGAGCAACCCTGTTAGATGGTGTTGTTGTGGAAAAGCATGGGATGGTTGCTGCTGGAGCCCTTGTAAGACAGAACACAAGGATCCCTTGTGGAGAG GTATGGGGCGGAAACCCTGCGAAATTTCTGAGGAAGCTCACAGATGAGGAGATTGCTTTTATTGCGGAATCGGCTGCCAACTACTCCAACTTAGCCAAGGCACATGCTGTTGAGAATGCCAAACCCTTGGAGAAGATtgattttgagaaagtgttgcgcAAGAAAGTTGCTTACCAGGACGAGGAACACGATTCCATGCTTAGTGGCACTCGAGAGGTCCCTCCAGAGCTGGCGCCACCCAGCTCTACCCCTGCTCAATAA